The Moorena producens PAL-8-15-08-1 genomic interval GGTAAACCGATCGCAGAATCTAGTCAGAATAAGTTGATATTTCTAGGAGTTATGGGCGGTTTAAGCTTAGGGATGGGTACAGTTATCCTTTATGATAAGTCTCGGAATATATTTTATGAAATAAAGGATATTGAAGAAGGCCATAATTTACCCGTTTTAGGAGAAATACCATTTAGTAAAAATCCTGAACTATTCAATAATTATAGTGTAGATTTTAACAACGATGATGACAAGAAATCTGAGGATTATCGATTTAAAAAAGCATTTGACTCTCTCTACACTAACATGCATTTTCGCTTCTGTAATCCACCCCTGCGCTCCATCGCCATTTGCTCGGCTATGGCTGGGGATGGTAAGTCTAGTGTAGCCTTAAACCTAGCACACATGGCAGCCTCCAAAGGTCAGCGAGTTCTATTAGTAGATGCTAATCTCCATTCACCTCAACTTCACACCAATTTGAATTTACAGAACTTGCCAGGACTGAGGGATTTGCTATCAAACGACCAAGAGGTTGTGATGGAGCGATCGCCTTTCTCAGATAATCTTTTTGTGTTGACTTCTGGGCAATCTTTAGTAGATTCTGCTCAAGATCTGGCGTCTACTCGCATGGAAAAGATTATGGGGCATTTTCAGGAAAAATTTGACTTGGTTATCTATGACACTCCTAATCTACTGAACTATACAGACGCCAATTTCCTGGCTGCCAATACAGATGGAATCTTGATGGTGGTCGGATTAAGAGGAACTAAGAAATCTCAATTCAAGCAAGTCCTCGATCAAATAGACAGGTTTGGCTTAACCTGTCTGGGGGTAGTAGTTAATCGTGTCCAACCATCTTCCCTGACTGTCTCACCCTAGAACATCGGTTGTTGAAGGGTTGTTCGCGTAGCGTGGCCATTGGCGTAGCGTGGCCATTGGCGTAGCGTGGCCATTGGCGTAGCGTGGCCATTGGCGTAGCGTGGCCATTGGCGTAGCGTGGCCATTGGCGTAGCGTGGCCATTGGCGTAGCGTGGCCAAGGTTTTAAGGTTTTAAGGTTTTAAGGTTGAATTTGAAGGTTTTAAGGTTAGCTGGTTGTTCGCGTGCGCGTTCAAACAGCCAACCTTCAACCAGCCAACCTTCAACCAGCTAACCTTCAACCAGCTAACCTTCAACCAGCCAACCTTCAACCAGCTAACCTTCAACCAAAACTAACCTTCAACCAGCTAACCTTCAACCAAAACTAACCTTCAACCAAAACTAACCTTCAACCAAAACTTATTCTGCCGGACAGGATATGACCTATCCCCGATTCGATCGCAATCCGGATTCTGAGTTCACACTTAGTAAGAACAATTAGGAAGATACTGTCACCAAACTTGCTTTAGTCTGAGGAAGCAGCAAAATTGGTACGGACATGGAGTCTAATCAAGTGATGTTAATGAAGGGGTGACATCCCTTGAAACATTTGAAGATTTTTCTCGATCTATTCCATCTCTTAGATAAGGTGTCAATCTACGAAAAATTCCTAGAAACAGACATACCGTTGCCCCGAGTTCACGATGACAATTGCCTATCTAGTTAATCAATATCCTAAGGTAAGTCACAGCTTCATCCGGCGAGAGATTGCAGGTGTTGAGGCTTGCGGTATTCAAGTCAAACGTTTTTCTATCCGTTCCTGCGCCTCTCAACTAGTTGATCCAGCCGATCAACTAGAGCTACAGAAGACTCGATTTGTCTTAGGAGTTGGCATCGTGGGCTTGTGTTTTAGCCTATTACGCACTGCCTTAACCAGACCGATACGTCTTTTGAAGACCTTAGGGCTGACCCTCAAAATCGGCTGGGGTTCAGACCGAGGAGTTTTGAATCATCTAGCCTACTTAGCTGAGGCTTGCGTTCTGCTGGGTTGGTTTTCTGAGTCAGATATTGAAAGGGTTCACGCCCACTTCGGAACAAACTCAACTACAGTAGCGATGTTATGTCATGCTCTCGGTGGACCATCTTACAGCTTCACAGTTCATGGTCCAGAAGAGTTTGATAAATCTCAACTTTTAGCTTTAAGAGAAAAAATCAACCGAGCTGCTTTTGTGGTCGCTGTTAGCTCCTTTGGCAAAAGCCAGCTTTATCGATGGTGCAGCCACAATCAGTGGTCAAAAATCCATGTGATCCACTGTGGTGTGGATCAGATGTTTTTGAGTAAACCCCACACCCCCATACCAGACGTGCCACGCTTAGTTTGCGTTGGTCGCCTCAGTGAACAAAAAGGACATCTACTCTTGATTCAAGCGGCGCATCAGTTAGCGGCTGAGGGCTTGCAGTTCAAGTTGGTACTAGTGGGTGATGGACCGTTGCGATCGGAAATTGAAGGGACTATTGCCCAGTTGGGTTTGCAAGACCACATTGAGATTACTGGCTGGGCTAGTAATACTGAGGTTCAGCAACAAATTTTAGCAGCACGAGCTCTGGTACTGCCCAGCTTTGCGGAAGGATTACCAGTCGTGCTCATGGAAGCTTTAGCCCTGGGTCGTCCCGTGATTACTACTTATGTTGCTGGGATACCGGAGTTGGTCAGTGATGGCAGCTGTGGTTGGCTAGTGCCACCCGGTTCTGTTGAAGCCTTAACCGCAGCAATGGCTGAAGCCTTAAACTCCCCGGTGGAAACCCTGGAGGAAATGGGTAAAGCTGGGGCGGAGCGGGTTGCTAGGCGGCATGATGTCGCAACAGAAGCTAAGAAATTGTCAGCCGTATTTTTGTCTAATCCTGAACTACCTCCAAAGCAAGCTCCCATTGAGGCAGCACCAACTAGTACTAAGCTCTCACGCATTTAAATTGTGAATCAAATTGTGAATCGGGGCAACAGATAACCATTTTCAATAATTTCCTTTATTCCCGTTATTTTTAACAGTTAGCTGATGCGTTTTGTATTTTTGCTTCCAGACTTTTCAACAAGCACCACTTGGCAACTAATATACCGTGTTCTTAGCCGTCCTAAGCTAAAGCCAATTCAGAGTTGGGTTCGGCGTAGGTGGCTTTATAAATCCGAAGTAAACGGCGGAGACCTGAATATCATGCGTCACTGCTTGGCCGCTCGGGAATCTGGGGCTGATGCAGTAATTGCCACCATGACTGGTCGTAACACCTTTGGTAATACTTGGGGGATTCACAATTTACCCTTTATCCGTTGGGCAGATCGTCGTCCGGATGATGTATGCATTATTCCTGATTGGCTCACACTATTGATCAATGATGTCAAAGGACCTGCGATCGCTTATCTCCAGGTTCCAATTTTGGTTAAAGCTGATTTTGAGTATCGAGATAGCCGTGTGGCTCTTTGGACAGACTCTCCCTTCATGAAGGAAGTATGCGAAGCCGCTTATCCTGGCAAAGACATTGAGATCGTTCCGAATGTCGTTGATAACGAGGCATTTCCATTTATTCCTCAAGCAGAAAGAGAAGCAGGTTTGGTCTTCGCCTTTCCCAGAAAAGGCCCTGAGTTCATCACCCAGACTGAGGAATGGTATCAAAAGCTAGGTGGTACATACTGGAGATTTGAGCGTGTAGATGGACTTCCCTTTCAGGAACTAGCAAAGCAGTTTAGACGACCACAAGTTTTCCTGGCATCTGCAGAGGTTGAGGGTTGTGCCCTTCCTCCCCAAGAATCCATGGCAGCAGGAATTGTAGTAGTGGGTAAGACTGCCCGTGGGGCAAATTTCTGCATGGAACACCGTAAGACTGCGATGGCTGCCGAGACTCCTGAGGCTGCAGCACGATCTCTTTTGGAACTAGAGCATGCAGAACTTCGTGACAATATTTCACGCAATGCTCACAACTATATCAGTCGTTATTTCTCATCTCAAGAGCCAGCCCGTTTCTGGCAAAAGACCGTTCGGGAGTATTCATCTGGTGCTCAACAAGTAGTATCTACATTGCGGTAACTTAAAACCTAAAACCTATATTACACAACATACTCAGATATCAGCTGTAGAGCCAATTTTTAAAACTAATCAAATTATCTGATGCCTTTAAGTCTGCAACCCCACCCATCCCGTCTACCTACTCGGAAATCTAACCATGTCCTCATCACTTAAAAAACAACTCCTCCGTGGGGCTATTTGGACAGTAGCTGGTTATGGAACAAGTCAGTTTCTGAGACTGGCAAGTAATCTTGTTCTGACCCGGCTGCTTGCACCAGACTTTTTCGGCTTAATGGCTCTAGCCAACGTTTTCATCATTGGCTTACGGTTATTCTCCGATGTCGGCATTGGTCCAAGCATCATCCAGAATAAACGTGGGGATGACCCAGTTTTTCTGAATACTATCTGGACTATTCAGGTTTTGCGGGGAATTGTGCTGTGGGTGTCTTGTCTGATAATTACTTGGCCAGTTGCCCATTTCTATAATAACCCGCAGCTGTTATGGCTGATGCCAGTAATTGGTGTGATTCCACTGATTGAGGGATTTAACTCCACTGCTGTGTGGAGCCTCAACCGCCACATGGCATTTGGCAAGATCATGATGTTTGAGCTGGTGGTGCAATTGTCCGGCCTGATCGTGATGCTCGTTTGGGCTTTTTTCAATCGGACAATCTGGGCTCTTGCTGCTGGAAATGTGGTGACGGCATTGGCAAAAATGATATTCAGTCATTGGTTAATTCCTGGAATATCAAACCGCTTTACCTGGGAAAAAGAGGCAGCAAACAACATCTTTTCCTTCGGGAAATGGATATTTATTTCAACGGCGCTTACCTTTCTCGCGACCCAAGCCGACCGACTAATTCTAGGCAAATTGTTTTCATTCACACTATTAGGGATTTATGGTGTTGCCTTTAATTTAGCATACCTACCTTCTCAGGTAATCTCGGCAATTAGTTCTAAGGTTCTTTTGCCAACTTTTTCTCAGCTGGCTGATTTGCCTCGGGAAACCTTTCGGATCAAAATTTGGTACAATCGCCAACTTATCCTAGTGGTTGCAGCATTGATGTTGACAGTCAGTACTGCTTTTGGAGATATTGCGATTTTTATCTTATATGATGAGAGGTTTTATGAGGCGGCTTGGATGTTACCAATCTTGACCCTAGGCATCTGGCCTGCATTATTGATTGATACCGTTCAACAAGCTCTGATGGCTCTTGGAAAGCCAAACTATAACGCTTACAGTCAACTGGTCAAGAGTCTTAATGTTTGTATTGGCATACCCCTAGGATTTTATGTGATGCAAAAGTTTGGCAATGGAGCACTCGGAGCAGTAGTCGTGATTGCCTTCAATGACATTCTCCCTTATCTAGTAATAACTTATGGTCTCTGTCGTGAAGGGCTTTCCTTTATTAAGCAAGACCTCTGGGCTACTTCACTACTGTTGACATTACTGATGTGGGTGATTTGGGCTCGATATATGTTGGGGTTTGGATATCCCATCAGTGGACTTTTTTAAAACAGGGAACAGCGGAGCAGGGAGCAGGGAGCAGGGAGCAGGGAGCAGAAAATAAAAATTATCACAATTCCTACAAAAATAACTAGTATTAATTACTAACAAAAAAAATACCAACCATATAAATTGACTAAGAGACTAAAATTGGAGAATAAAATGGATTCAAAATTAAACTATTGCCTAGATCCAGAAAAGTTAACTAACTTTGCGAAGGATAATTGTGAAGCCTACGCCCAGGCTGAGCCATTTCCACACATTATCATGGATAACTTCTTTCCAGAGGATATCCTAGAGAATATTCTGAATGAGTTTCCTAAATCTGATCAAATTGATTGGCAAAAGTTTGAGGCTGCCCCAGAAAAAAAACTGGCCTCAAAATCGGAAATTCAAATGGGAGAATACACCCGATTTTTTTTGTATCAGCTCAATTCATCAACTTTCCTTAACTTTTTAGAAACCTTAACTGGCATTGATGGAATCATCCCTGACCCTCATTTTGTTGGTGGTGGCTTGCATCAGATCGAAAAAGGTGGTTATTTAAAAATCCATGCTGATTTCAATCGCCATACAAAATTGCGCCTTGACCGCCGCTTAAATCTTCTGATCTATCTCAACAAAGATTGGGAAGAAGACTATGGTGGTTATTTTGAAATGTGGGATAAAGAGATGACAAAGTCTCATAAAAAAATTCTCCCGATCTTCAACCGATGTGTCATATTCAGTACTACAGATTTTTCCTATCACGGACATCCTGATCCATTAACTTGTCCAGAAGGACGGACTCGGAAATCTTTGGCACTTTACTACTACAGCAATGGCAGACCAGCTGAAGAGCTTTCTAAGGGTGGCGATCATTCCACATTATTTAAGGCTCGACCAGGAGAAAAATTACAACTTAAAAAATCTCCAGTAACCAAAGTCAAAAAATTTCTGAATAACTTAATTAGTTAGTAAGCGGTCAGTGGTCAGCGGTCAGTGGTCAGCGGTCAGTGGTTAGCCGTCAGCCGTCAGCCGTCAGCGGTCAGCCGTTGGCTTTTGGCACCTCAACTAGCGTGGGCGTAGCCCATAAGCTGATAGCTGATAGCTGATAGCTGATAGCTGATAACTGATAGCTGATAATTACTCAAGCAACTCTGTTCACGTTCATGCCCAAAAAAGCCAATGAGTTTTTTAGTCCCCATCGTCATGTTAGGCTGGATTCCAGTTGTGCTTTATCTCTTCATGAGAATTCCAGCTCAGCGGGCAGTCATTGTGAGTTTTATCGTAGCATGGCTATTCCTACCCGTGGCAGAATATGCTTTGCCTGGTCTACCTGACTATACTAAGATGTCGGCAACTTGCTACGGTATTTTGTTGGCTACGTTTATATACGATGTTGGGCGTTTTAGCTCCTTTAAATTCAGCTGGATTGACTTGCCCATGCTGATTTGGTGCCTATGTCCATTGGCTTCATCTATTACGAATGGCTTGGGGGCTTACGATGGGTTCTCTACTGTTTTGACGCAAACCTTGACCTGGGGAGTACCCTATTTTCTCGGTCGGATATATCTCCATAACTTGAGTGGATTGCGTGACTTGGCAATTGGCATTTTCATGGGCGGGTTGGTATATGTTCCCCTATGTTTGTACGAAATTCGCTTTAGTCCGCAGCTCCATAGGATATTGTACGGCTTCCATGCTCATCCTGACTTTGGCCAAACCATGCGTTACGGGGGATGGAGACCGACAGTATTTATGATTCACGGTTTGCCAGTGGGTATGTGGATGATGGCAGCTAGTTTAGTGGGAATTTGGCTATGGCACACTGGGGTGATCAAACAACTCTGGAATATTCCCATGAAGTGGCTGGTAGCTGCGTTGTTGATCACATTTATATTGTGCAAATCGACTGGTGCCTATTTTTTACTACTCTTAGGAGTTGGCATCTTGTTTTTTGGCAAGCATTTTCGCACTGCTTTGCCAGTCTTTCTCCTAATTGGGCTTATTTGTTCTTACTTATACATTAACTCACAGACTGAAACCTACGTTAGTGATCAGATTATCTCAAATGTATCGAATGTAGTTCCTGAAGAACGTATCCAATCCTTACAGTTTAGATTTGATAATGAAGAGTTACTTGTAGATAAAGCACGGGAACGGATCGTGTTTGGCTGGGGAGGATGGGGAAGAAGTCTGATATTTAATGACAACGGTGAGCAAGTTACAGTTCCAGATAGTTTGTGGATTATTGCCTTTGGTGAAACTGGTACCGTTGGACTAGCCAGCCTGACCACATCCTTACTAATGCCGGTGTTGACTATGTTTTGGTTCCGTTGTCCAGCGGAGTTGTGGCCAAAGCGGCAAGCGGCACCAGTGGCGGTGCTGACCGTGGCTGTAGCGTTGTACATGGTGGAATTTATGCTCAATGCCCATGGTAATCCAGTCTTTGTATTGGCTTGTGGAGGACTATCAGGATTGGTGGTCAAAGAACCTACAACCAATAAGGTGAAAAAAGCCCCTGCATTGGCACCCCAGCGTTCTCGGAATCAAAATCGGAATCAAAATCGGAATCAACGAAGACAAGTTCAACGGAATTAGGGATGATATAGCAGGGAGTAGGGAGTAGGG includes:
- a CDS encoding glycosyltransferase family 4 protein, with the translated sequence MTIAYLVNQYPKVSHSFIRREIAGVEACGIQVKRFSIRSCASQLVDPADQLELQKTRFVLGVGIVGLCFSLLRTALTRPIRLLKTLGLTLKIGWGSDRGVLNHLAYLAEACVLLGWFSESDIERVHAHFGTNSTTVAMLCHALGGPSYSFTVHGPEEFDKSQLLALREKINRAAFVVAVSSFGKSQLYRWCSHNQWSKIHVIHCGVDQMFLSKPHTPIPDVPRLVCVGRLSEQKGHLLLIQAAHQLAAEGLQFKLVLVGDGPLRSEIEGTIAQLGLQDHIEITGWASNTEVQQQILAARALVLPSFAEGLPVVLMEALALGRPVITTYVAGIPELVSDGSCGWLVPPGSVEALTAAMAEALNSPVETLEEMGKAGAERVARRHDVATEAKKLSAVFLSNPELPPKQAPIEAAPTSTKLSRI
- a CDS encoding glycosyltransferase; this encodes MRFVFLLPDFSTSTTWQLIYRVLSRPKLKPIQSWVRRRWLYKSEVNGGDLNIMRHCLAARESGADAVIATMTGRNTFGNTWGIHNLPFIRWADRRPDDVCIIPDWLTLLINDVKGPAIAYLQVPILVKADFEYRDSRVALWTDSPFMKEVCEAAYPGKDIEIVPNVVDNEAFPFIPQAEREAGLVFAFPRKGPEFITQTEEWYQKLGGTYWRFERVDGLPFQELAKQFRRPQVFLASAEVEGCALPPQESMAAGIVVVGKTARGANFCMEHRKTAMAAETPEAAARSLLELEHAELRDNISRNAHNYISRYFSSQEPARFWQKTVREYSSGAQQVVSTLR
- a CDS encoding oligosaccharide flippase family protein, whose amino-acid sequence is MSSSLKKQLLRGAIWTVAGYGTSQFLRLASNLVLTRLLAPDFFGLMALANVFIIGLRLFSDVGIGPSIIQNKRGDDPVFLNTIWTIQVLRGIVLWVSCLIITWPVAHFYNNPQLLWLMPVIGVIPLIEGFNSTAVWSLNRHMAFGKIMMFELVVQLSGLIVMLVWAFFNRTIWALAAGNVVTALAKMIFSHWLIPGISNRFTWEKEAANNIFSFGKWIFISTALTFLATQADRLILGKLFSFTLLGIYGVAFNLAYLPSQVISAISSKVLLPTFSQLADLPRETFRIKIWYNRQLILVVAALMLTVSTAFGDIAIFILYDERFYEAAWMLPILTLGIWPALLIDTVQQALMALGKPNYNAYSQLVKSLNVCIGIPLGFYVMQKFGNGALGAVVVIAFNDILPYLVITYGLCREGLSFIKQDLWATSLLLTLLMWVIWARYMLGFGYPISGLF
- a CDS encoding 2OG-Fe(II) oxygenase, coding for MDSKLNYCLDPEKLTNFAKDNCEAYAQAEPFPHIIMDNFFPEDILENILNEFPKSDQIDWQKFEAAPEKKLASKSEIQMGEYTRFFLYQLNSSTFLNFLETLTGIDGIIPDPHFVGGGLHQIEKGGYLKIHADFNRHTKLRLDRRLNLLIYLNKDWEEDYGGYFEMWDKEMTKSHKKILPIFNRCVIFSTTDFSYHGHPDPLTCPEGRTRKSLALYYYSNGRPAEELSKGGDHSTLFKARPGEKLQLKKSPVTKVKKFLNNLIS